One window from the genome of Anaerolineae bacterium encodes:
- a CDS encoding protein kinase, giving the protein MPLPEDTILENRYRIDGLLAHGGMGAIYRAFDTNLSTPVAIKENFFQTPQAINQFKREALILARLRHPALPRVTHHFSFEGQQYLVMDFIEGENLWQIVKKQGHPLEEAQAINYIQQVGEAVNYLHRQTPPIIHRDIKPQNIKITPDGRAVLVDFGIAKEGAAGSRTQTGAQGVTPGFSPPEQYSGLGTTPASDIYSLGATLYAVLTGKKPPDSVSLMVGGSKFQPPDEVNARLSHHVSEAIVHAMQVKPADRPESVAAWQKELETIAGSYTLTGITTPAQDKEDTMVGATVAPPMPPGPLPPPPLAPPTPSPTSPPPGVISTPPRQKSAWFVLIPIVVAVFILLGAVVAAGYILYSSGVLTFSNATPAPSPLPAEGQPEETVAAIAQLTTQAETEQQTAQAELDTQNTRQAQQEATAVVEAGLTETAMAAENIAVDTPTSTPTLTPTPQPAPATPTTETTPTSTSTPTNIAATEPTPTRKVVSGPTLVPLKSEQSVAQIGVREVIDVDINLQNPQEVYALVKADGIYKSTNGGDGPWTRMELDGSGLTAFVIDPHNPATFYAPSWNAVLKSTDGGNNWQAYGSGLSTANRVVDVVTVDPANPNLLYGGIGATLVVSTDGGQTWVSDGYGRGLVGGRLTHIVIDLFNHDTVYVGGFFGSIYKSVDSGRNFIPLAYGVGEGVFGMAAHPTQKDVYLVGINSYDAGIIKTENGGDFTSVSNGLIFGGADSAYSAITYAPSNPSIVYTGSGYEEDRFAKGIFKSADGGKSWEDINNGLSVNGATGFPHYVKSMAVHPTNPNIVLAATGGGLYKSVDGGGSWSLK; this is encoded by the coding sequence ATCACTTTAGCTTTGAGGGTCAACAATACCTGGTGATGGATTTTATTGAAGGCGAGAATCTGTGGCAGATTGTCAAAAAGCAGGGACATCCCCTGGAAGAAGCCCAGGCCATCAATTATATTCAGCAGGTGGGCGAGGCCGTCAACTACCTGCACCGGCAAACCCCGCCTATTATCCACCGCGACATCAAACCCCAAAATATAAAAATTACCCCTGATGGCCGGGCGGTATTGGTAGACTTTGGCATTGCCAAAGAAGGGGCAGCCGGGAGCCGCACCCAAACCGGGGCGCAAGGGGTGACGCCGGGTTTTTCGCCGCCGGAGCAATACAGCGGTTTGGGCACCACCCCTGCCTCTGATATTTACTCTTTGGGGGCCACACTCTATGCTGTGCTCACGGGTAAAAAACCGCCGGACAGCGTTAGCCTGATGGTGGGGGGAAGCAAATTCCAGCCGCCGGATGAGGTGAATGCCAGGTTGAGCCACCATGTTTCTGAGGCCATTGTGCACGCCATGCAGGTAAAACCGGCCGACCGGCCGGAATCGGTGGCCGCCTGGCAAAAGGAATTGGAAACCATTGCCGGCTCATATACTTTAACCGGAATTACCACCCCGGCGCAGGATAAAGAAGATACAATGGTGGGCGCCACGGTCGCTCCCCCTATGCCCCCAGGCCCGCTTCCTCCCCCCCCGCTGGCGCCGCCGACTCCTTCCCCTACCTCTCCACCGCCAGGGGTGATTTCGACCCCGCCGCGCCAAAAATCGGCCTGGTTCGTGTTGATTCCAATAGTTGTGGCGGTATTCATTTTATTGGGGGCAGTGGTTGCGGCCGGTTATATCCTGTACAGTTCGGGGGTGTTAACCTTCTCAAATGCTACTCCTGCGCCCAGCCCTCTGCCCGCCGAAGGACAACCGGAAGAAACCGTTGCCGCCATCGCTCAACTAACAACCCAGGCTGAAACCGAACAACAGACGGCGCAGGCTGAACTTGATACCCAAAACACCCGCCAGGCCCAACAGGAAGCCACGGCTGTGGTTGAAGCGGGCCTGACCGAAACAGCTATGGCTGCAGAAAATATAGCCGTTGACACCCCGACCTCCACCCCAACCCTTACCCCCACTCCCCAACCGGCCCCGGCTACCCCCACCACAGAAACAACTCCCACCTCCACCTCCACCCCCACCAACATTGCCGCCACAGAACCGACGCCAACCCGTAAAGTCGTTAGCGGCCCTACCCTGGTTCCACTTAAATCTGAGCAATCCGTTGCCCAGATCGGGGTTCGGGAAGTCATTGACGTGGACATCAATCTCCAGAATCCCCAGGAAGTATACGCCCTGGTGAAGGCGGACGGCATCTACAAGAGCACCAACGGCGGCGACGGCCCCTGGACCAGAATGGAGCTGGATGGTTCGGGCCTGACCGCTTTTGTCATTGACCCTCACAACCCGGCCACCTTCTATGCGCCCTCGTGGAACGCTGTGCTCAAATCAACCGATGGCGGCAACAATTGGCAAGCCTACGGCAGCGGTTTGAGTACGGCCAACCGGGTGGTAGATGTGGTGACGGTTGACCCGGCAAACCCCAATCTGCTCTATGGCGGCATTGGAGCGACTCTGGTGGTGTCCACCGACGGCGGCCAGACTTGGGTGTCTGACGGGTATGGCCGGGGCCTGGTTGGCGGCAGGTTGACCCACATTGTGATAGACCTCTTCAATCACGACACGGTTTACGTGGGCGGCTTTTTTGGCTCAATCTACAAGTCTGTTGATTCTGGCCGCAATTTCATTCCGCTGGCCTATGGCGTGGGCGAGGGCGTATTTGGCATGGCCGCCCACCCCACCCAAAAAGACGTTTACCTGGTAGGCATCAACTCCTACGATGCGGGAATTATTAAAACGGAGAACGGCGGTGATTTTACCTCGGTGAGCAATGGTTTGATTTTTGGCGGAGCCGACTCAGCCTATTCGGCCATTACCTACGCGCCCAGTAACCCCAGCATTGTTTACACAGGCAGCGGCTACGAGGAAGACCGTTTTGCCAAGGGCATCTTCAAAAGCGCCGATGGCGGCAAAAGTTGGGAAGACATCAACAATGGTTTAAGTGTTAATGGGGCTACAGGTTTTCCCCATTACGTTAAATCTATGGCCGTTCATCCTACCAATCCCAATATTGTTTTGGCCGCCACCGGCGGCGGGCTTTACAAGAGTGTGGACGGGGGCGGAAGTTGGAGTTTGAAGTAA
- a CDS encoding DegT/DnrJ/EryC1/StrS family aminotransferase: protein MGSNLPKKQPFIPVAEPLLGDKELEYVADCLRSGWISSLGEYVRAFESGFAEYCGARYGVATFNGTVALHLLAATLNLGPGDEIIMPSLTYVATANAVRYTGANPVFVDSQRDTWNIDPSLVAEAITPDTKAIIAVHLYGHPVDMEPLQALAAKHGLFLLEDAAEAHGARYRDRRVGGLSDAAVFSFYGNKIITTGEGGIVITNNQAWAERAFFLENQGRYSHDPYYHPEVGYNYRMTNVQAAIGVAQLERIDQMITLRRRNAAHYNHRLAGVPGLTLPVEKPWAENVYWMYSVIVEDEFGLSRDEVQLKLREAGIETRPFFCPVHTLPMYNTGQSLPVAEELGRKGLNLPSSATLTPAQIDYICDTLMSLCAS from the coding sequence ATGGGGAGCAACTTGCCAAAAAAACAACCCTTCATTCCCGTGGCCGAGCCGTTGTTGGGGGACAAAGAATTGGAATACGTGGCCGATTGCCTCAGAAGCGGCTGGATTTCCTCGTTGGGTGAGTATGTACGCGCCTTTGAAAGTGGTTTTGCCGAGTATTGTGGCGCGCGCTACGGCGTGGCTACTTTTAATGGCACCGTGGCTTTACACCTGTTGGCAGCCACCCTCAACCTGGGTCCCGGCGATGAGATAATCATGCCCAGCCTGACCTATGTGGCTACGGCCAATGCCGTGCGTTACACCGGGGCCAACCCTGTTTTTGTGGATTCCCAACGAGACACGTGGAATATTGACCCCTCCCTGGTGGCCGAGGCCATCACGCCTGACACCAAAGCCATCATCGCCGTCCACCTGTATGGGCACCCCGTTGACATGGAGCCGCTCCAGGCCCTGGCCGCCAAACACGGCCTGTTCCTGCTGGAAGACGCCGCCGAAGCCCACGGCGCGCGTTACCGGGACCGGCGGGTGGGGGGCTTGAGTGATGCGGCCGTTTTTAGCTTTTACGGCAACAAAATCATCACCACCGGCGAAGGCGGCATTGTGATCACCAATAACCAGGCCTGGGCCGAGCGGGCCTTTTTTCTGGAAAACCAGGGGCGGTACAGTCATGATCCCTACTATCATCCCGAAGTGGGTTACAACTACCGTATGACCAATGTGCAGGCCGCCATTGGCGTGGCCCAACTGGAACGGATTGACCAGATGATCACCCTTCGTCGCCGCAACGCCGCCCATTACAACCATCGTCTGGCCGGTGTTCCTGGTCTGACTCTGCCCGTGGAAAAGCCCTGGGCGGAAAACGTGTACTGGATGTATTCCGTGATTGTGGAGGATGAATTTGGCCTGAGCCGGGATGAAGTACAACTTAAATTACGCGAAGCCGGTATTGAAACGCGCCCTTTTTTCTGCCCGGTGCATACCTTGCCTATGTATAACACCGGCCAATCCTTGCCCGTAGCTGAAGAACTGGGGCGCAAAGGGCTGAACCTGCCTTCCAGCGCCACCCTTACCCCTGCCCAAATTGACTATATTTGTGATACGTTGATGAGCCTATGCGCATCGTAA
- a CDS encoding glycosyltransferase, whose protein sequence is MKTSIILPTYKEKDNIVELIRAIFATLAPLDLDFDIVVVDDNSPDGTAEIVRQNFDGNGQVKLFVRTAERGLATAIRYGIDHSGGDILVFMDTDFNHDPAIIPQMIKFLEYYDLIIGSRFVMAGGMEDRFRQFSSLIYNYGIRLLFGTPVHDNLSGFFSIYRDKLNALDLDQIYYGYGDYFIRLLMVAHKRGYHMLEIPVFYRLRLHGHSKTQFLSILMQYTRALLALRLKLWTGRMR, encoded by the coding sequence ATGAAAACATCCATCATCCTGCCAACCTACAAAGAAAAAGACAACATCGTTGAACTCATCCGGGCCATCTTTGCCACCCTGGCCCCGCTTGATCTGGATTTTGACATTGTAGTGGTTGACGACAACAGCCCCGACGGCACGGCCGAGATTGTGCGGCAGAATTTTGATGGCAACGGGCAGGTCAAACTTTTTGTGCGGACCGCAGAACGCGGCCTGGCAACGGCCATTCGCTACGGCATTGACCATTCGGGGGGTGACATCCTGGTGTTCATGGATACCGACTTTAACCACGACCCGGCCATTATCCCTCAGATGATCAAATTTTTAGAATATTACGATCTCATCATTGGCTCCCGTTTTGTAATGGCCGGCGGCATGGAAGATCGGTTTCGCCAATTTTCCAGCCTCATCTATAATTACGGCATCCGCCTGCTCTTTGGCACACCCGTCCACGACAATCTCAGCGGCTTCTTTTCCATTTACCGCGATAAGCTAAACGCGCTGGACCTGGACCAGATTTATTACGGCTATGGCGACTACTTTATCCGGCTGCTCATGGTGGCCCACAAACGGGGGTACCACATGCTGGAAATTCCGGTGTTTTACCGCCTGCGCCTGCATGGACACAGCAAAACCCAATTTTTATCAATTCTTATGCAATACACTCGCGCCCTCCTGGCGCTGCGCCTCAAATTATGGACAGGGAGAATGCGATGA
- a CDS encoding DUF2029 domain-containing protein — translation MSQEQKTPPAQGSEQDQQDNEQRVAQTGSGSGQGKTRPMAPYDAPESGGPLPEVDDAPLARPVDDIQGALVEAARHGEPTEVDFDELPEPVPDVDEGPRPGPVDDIQEALFTAGQQGAPADVEFDRLPEPAVSFPQKIIRFAINAVSTEVTAGSAESTSPETKKEIPFAPPAPASSAIGSDFWLLLALFLTFRLLTLFLLKPGGFIRDWSDFDTYYGIAGLTDYGLYPFLHFWLEWPPLMPWLMVGVYKLSLLLPPWPDDPRLWFVLILGAVFVLFEVGNFVLIYRLARRLFPSADTLKRVLWLYAGLFPPVYAMLGFFDGAALFFMLLTLDLLLSERRLLSAISAGVGFMVKIIPVVMLPVALRRLWYQYQGNKREASIEIGLYSVVFGLTILLLFSPFLIAGPEWVLASLRSILGRSSWETVWAVMDGYYGFGLVNGDRLNPAETNFAVHNGTLPWSIWWLITLVFAGIYAFLFTRPADYSQPRNVLAFSGLTVAIFILYNKGYSPQFLVYLLPFILLMFPDGRGVVYAFVLTGLNILEQPIYFVMLPQTTWLLTFIVVTRFMVLLVLAVEFALMIWSMVPRLAFLLKPRQYAPLVLGSLSLLALLGLTPLMLRAYADNRLTNSPVETFAGFMNAQAQNIGSLASCLAGPDSQRLYLSDQATYRELYPYLHHNFDLQLVVGAPDAGDFPPLSELLPDSGTAWILPTGPQGQVLSSRAAKKGRSVETYYFEELGQVSLYRFPANSNLTCLTLARFTGGIELLTYQLEVESGAVNVTLFWRARNPQTQDLKVFTHLLDANGQWIVGDDSVPRRGTAPTTTWPVDAVQIDPHRIELPPGLPPGNYTLTTGLYNDFGGRLPAFAPNGLSYPNQSAPLETISLP, via the coding sequence ATGAGCCAAGAGCAAAAGACCCCCCCCGCTCAAGGATCAGAGCAAGACCAACAAGACAATGAGCAGAGGGTGGCCCAAACCGGGTCAGGCTCTGGCCAGGGCAAAACCCGGCCCATGGCCCCTTACGACGCCCCGGAATCAGGCGGTCCCTTGCCTGAAGTGGATGATGCGCCGCTGGCCCGGCCGGTAGACGACATTCAGGGCGCTTTGGTGGAAGCCGCCCGGCACGGCGAGCCAACCGAGGTAGATTTTGACGAGCTGCCCGAACCCGTGCCGGATGTTGACGAAGGCCCTCGCCCCGGCCCGGTAGACGACATCCAGGAAGCCCTTTTTACCGCCGGCCAGCAGGGCGCGCCCGCCGATGTAGAATTTGATAGACTGCCGGAGCCTGCCGTCTCCTTTCCCCAAAAAATCATTCGTTTTGCCATAAACGCTGTTTCCACCGAAGTAACTGCCGGCTCTGCCGAGTCAACCTCACCGGAAACCAAAAAAGAAATACCCTTTGCCCCACCTGCGCCCGCCTCCTCAGCCATCGGGAGCGATTTCTGGCTCTTGTTGGCCCTGTTTTTAACCTTCCGCCTGCTGACCTTGTTTTTATTAAAACCCGGCGGTTTCATTCGGGACTGGTCTGATTTTGATACCTATTACGGCATTGCGGGTTTAACGGATTATGGCCTTTATCCTTTTCTGCACTTTTGGCTGGAATGGCCGCCCCTGATGCCCTGGCTTATGGTGGGGGTCTATAAATTATCGCTGCTGCTGCCGCCCTGGCCGGACGATCCCCGGCTCTGGTTTGTGTTGATTTTAGGCGCGGTGTTTGTGCTGTTTGAAGTAGGTAACTTTGTTTTGATTTACCGGCTGGCCCGCCGCCTTTTCCCCTCGGCCGACACCCTGAAACGGGTCTTATGGCTTTACGCCGGACTGTTCCCGCCTGTTTATGCTATGCTCGGCTTCTTTGATGGCGCAGCCCTATTTTTTATGTTGCTGACCCTTGACCTGCTGCTGTCCGAGCGCCGTCTTCTTTCGGCTATTTCGGCGGGCGTGGGCTTTATGGTAAAAATCATTCCGGTGGTGATGCTGCCGGTGGCCTTGCGCCGCCTCTGGTATCAATATCAAGGCAATAAACGCGAGGCCAGTATTGAAATTGGCCTTTACAGTGTTGTTTTTGGTCTGACCATTTTACTGTTATTCAGCCCATTCCTCATTGCCGGGCCGGAATGGGTGCTGGCCTCGCTGCGTTCCATCCTGGGGCGTTCTTCCTGGGAAACCGTGTGGGCGGTAATGGATGGCTACTATGGCTTTGGCCTGGTCAATGGCGATCGGCTGAATCCGGCTGAAACCAACTTTGCCGTTCACAATGGCACGCTGCCCTGGTCTATCTGGTGGCTCATCACCCTTGTTTTTGCCGGCATATACGCCTTCCTCTTCACCCGCCCCGCCGATTACAGCCAGCCGCGCAACGTGCTGGCTTTCAGCGGCCTGACCGTCGCCATTTTTATACTCTATAACAAAGGCTATAGTCCCCAATTCCTGGTTTATTTATTGCCCTTCATCTTGCTCATGTTTCCTGATGGCCGGGGAGTCGTTTATGCCTTCGTTCTCACCGGCCTTAATATTTTGGAACAGCCAATTTATTTTGTGATGCTGCCCCAGACCACGTGGTTGTTAACCTTTATAGTTGTTACGCGCTTCATGGTGCTGCTGGTTTTGGCTGTGGAATTTGCTTTGATGATTTGGAGCATGGTCCCGCGCCTGGCCTTTCTGCTCAAACCCCGCCAATATGCGCCCCTGGTTCTGGGGAGTTTGTCGCTCCTGGCGCTGCTGGGGTTAACGCCGCTGATGCTCCGTGCCTACGCCGATAACCGGCTGACCAACAGCCCGGTGGAGACGTTTGCGGGTTTTATGAACGCCCAGGCCCAAAATATTGGCAGTCTGGCCAGTTGTCTGGCCGGGCCAGACTCGCAACGATTGTATTTGAGCGACCAGGCTACCTACCGCGAACTTTATCCCTATCTGCACCATAATTTTGACCTGCAACTGGTGGTAGGCGCGCCTGATGCCGGCGATTTCCCCCCTCTCAGTGAGCTATTACCCGACTCCGGCACAGCCTGGATACTGCCGACCGGCCCCCAGGGGCAAGTATTGAGTAGCCGGGCTGCCAAAAAAGGTCGCAGTGTTGAAACCTATTATTTTGAGGAACTGGGCCAGGTTTCTCTTTACAGGTTTCCCGCCAATTCGAATCTGACCTGTCTGACTCTGGCCCGTTTCACCGGCGGCATCGAACTTCTGACTTACCAACTTGAGGTTGAATCCGGGGCCGTGAACGTTACCCTCTTTTGGCGGGCGCGCAACCCGCAAACCCAAGACTTGAAGGTTTTTACCCACCTGCTGGATGCCAACGGCCAATGGATTGTCGGTGATGATAGTGTTCCTCGCCGTGGCACTGCTCCCACCACCACTTGGCCTGTAGACGCCGTGCAAATTGACCCCCATCGGATTGAACTCCCCCCTGGCCTACCTCCCGGCAATTATACCCTCACCACCGGCCTCTATAATGATTTTGGCGGGCGCTTACCCGCCTTTGCCCCTAATGGCCTTAGTTATCCTAACCAGAGTGCGCCGCTGGAGACAATATCGCTGCCTTAA
- a CDS encoding 4-vinyl reductase produces the protein MAAVKESKLYYHNKIVYIFVTSIEQTIGPAAMKTVFDVAGVPLKYYPPPNNFAKEFDFAYFSALNGAVDQIYGRGGRGLLIHAGRAGFAEGLAEFGPLLGVGELAFKSIPLRAKLKVGLKAMAETFTKFSDQLTSLDEADDYFIYTIHKCPVCWDRSSQRPICYTAVGVIEEGLKWVSGGKSFQVEEVTCHAAGDENCVFHIAKEPLSDSQG, from the coding sequence ATGGCGGCGGTTAAAGAGAGCAAGCTCTATTATCACAATAAAATCGTCTACATCTTTGTCACCTCTATTGAGCAAACCATTGGCCCGGCGGCTATGAAAACTGTTTTTGACGTGGCCGGCGTGCCGCTAAAATATTATCCCCCACCCAATAACTTTGCTAAAGAATTTGACTTTGCCTATTTCTCCGCGCTTAACGGCGCGGTTGATCAGATCTATGGTCGCGGTGGGCGGGGCTTGCTGATCCACGCCGGCCGGGCCGGTTTTGCCGAAGGTCTGGCCGAGTTTGGCCCTCTGCTGGGGGTGGGGGAACTTGCCTTCAAAAGTATTCCGCTGAGGGCCAAACTGAAAGTGGGGCTAAAGGCCATGGCCGAAACATTTACCAAATTCAGCGACCAACTGACCAGCCTTGATGAAGCCGATGATTATTTTATTTATACCATCCATAAATGCCCGGTCTGTTGGGATAGAAGCAGCCAGAGACCCATCTGTTACACAGCCGTTGGCGTTATTGAAGAAGGCTTAAAATGGGTCAGCGGCGGCAAATCCTTTCAAGTTGAAGAAGTGACCTGCCACGCCGCCGGCGACGAAAATTGTGTTTTTCATATCGCCAAAGAACCGTTAAGTGACTCGCAAGGTTAG
- a CDS encoding tetratricopeptide repeat protein: protein MLAPGQKIFEYEIIRQLGQGGFATVFEARDRHLDRHVAIKQLLLNRIKDESSVKRFIQEARVAATLAHPNVVTIYALRIEDKKFYMIMEYLPGGSLRQLLNKQGHLPVEQAVNLTVGICEGLAKFHDKGILHRDIKGENILLTTDGRPKIIDFGIAHVPETAGGLVLTQAGFQPSTLLYSSPEQVRGEKLDARSDVYQIGEMLYYMLSGQHYIDLDALEARAITQGGTSQFRSQAKLYELLEQAICEEMPAGLKTLWREVGALAGVVERAMSKDKVHRFKDAAEFAATLRTLSINTTPVSPDTDELTVLDSRAYNKRGLAHVSTRNYEQAIVDYSKAIRFDPQYAEAYVNRSTAHLLMGNYGQAVLDCNQAQTLAPDFVAAYTNRGIAYTGLRDYDRALADYEQSLVLSPRNVYAFFNRGNTYLWMSQYQEAVANYSQAIALDPDFVAAYVNRGVAHSELKNNDLALADFTQAIDLNPDYVYAYYNRANVYRELQEHKKAIADYGKVVDLNPEHRYAYENRGDSYAAIGDEELAAEDYTRIITQTSAIHPKRLSVARSMLMPATPLDFLTRE from the coding sequence ATGCTTGCACCCGGCCAAAAAATATTTGAATACGAGATTATTCGCCAATTGGGGCAGGGTGGTTTTGCCACGGTTTTTGAAGCGCGAGACCGGCATTTGGACCGCCATGTGGCCATCAAACAACTCCTCTTGAACCGGATCAAAGATGAGAGTTCTGTGAAGCGTTTCATTCAAGAAGCGCGAGTGGCGGCGACCCTGGCTCATCCCAACGTGGTCACCATTTACGCTTTGCGGATAGAAGACAAGAAGTTTTACATGATTATGGAGTATTTGCCCGGCGGCAGCCTGCGCCAGTTGCTCAACAAACAGGGCCATTTGCCGGTAGAGCAGGCTGTAAATCTGACCGTCGGCATTTGCGAAGGGTTAGCCAAATTTCATGACAAGGGTATTTTGCACCGGGACATTAAAGGGGAAAATATCCTGCTCACCACTGATGGTCGCCCAAAAATTATTGATTTTGGCATTGCTCATGTACCGGAAACCGCTGGCGGACTGGTTCTGACCCAGGCCGGTTTTCAACCCAGTACCCTGCTTTACAGCTCGCCGGAGCAGGTGCGCGGCGAAAAGTTGGACGCCCGCAGCGATGTTTACCAGATTGGTGAAATGCTGTACTATATGCTATCCGGCCAACATTACATTGACCTGGACGCGCTAGAAGCGCGGGCCATCACACAGGGGGGCACCAGTCAATTTCGATCCCAAGCTAAACTATATGAGCTGTTGGAACAGGCTATCTGTGAGGAGATGCCGGCCGGTTTGAAAACCCTGTGGCGTGAGGTTGGGGCGCTGGCCGGGGTGGTGGAAAGGGCGATGTCAAAAGACAAGGTGCATCGCTTCAAGGATGCGGCGGAGTTTGCCGCTACTCTCAGAACCCTGAGCATCAATACTACCCCAGTTTCCCCCGACACGGACGAGTTGACCGTACTGGACTCGCGGGCTTATAACAAACGCGGCCTGGCCCACGTTAGCACCAGAAACTACGAACAGGCTATTGTGGATTACAGCAAAGCCATTCGGTTTGACCCCCAATATGCCGAAGCTTATGTCAATCGTAGCACGGCCCATTTATTGATGGGTAATTATGGCCAGGCGGTGCTGGATTGTAACCAGGCTCAGACGCTGGCCCCGGATTTTGTGGCGGCCTATACCAATCGAGGCATTGCCTATACCGGCTTGCGTGATTATGACCGGGCGTTGGCCGATTACGAGCAATCCCTGGTCTTGTCTCCCCGGAATGTATATGCCTTTTTCAACCGGGGCAATACGTACCTGTGGATGAGCCAATACCAGGAAGCCGTTGCCAATTACAGCCAGGCGATTGCCCTGGACCCAGACTTTGTGGCTGCGTATGTTAACCGAGGTGTAGCCCATAGTGAACTCAAAAATAATGATTTGGCCCTGGCCGACTTTACTCAGGCTATTGACCTGAACCCGGATTACGTGTATGCCTATTACAATCGGGCCAATGTGTACCGGGAGTTGCAGGAGCATAAAAAGGCCATTGCCGACTACGGCAAAGTGGTTGACCTGAACCCGGAACATCGTTATGCCTATGAAAACCGGGGCGACTCTTACGCTGCTATTGGTGATGAAGAGTTGGCTGCAGAGGATTATACCCGCATTATTACGCAAACCTCGGCTATTCACCCCAAACGCCTGAGCGTGGCCCGCAGCATGCTTATGCCGGCCACGCCTCTGGATTTCCTCACGCGAGAATAA
- a CDS encoding MFS transporter → MKPSPDLSSPALTPKTRNIPFLIVVGLFGLGLGFLINILDPFIYAEKVRLLAPPWLKNTALSFITIMSLVVALVTQPLVGRWSDRTRSRWGRRAPYLASGVLGMTLSLVLVAATDNFWLLIIAAMTMAAFSNTMQGPWQALIPDHVPEAQRGKAAGIKTLLELMGVVSGVAVVGVSLSRGHLWTAPLMAMGLFWGILLVTLYTLSKWTHGQINTSTAQHRAKEPNNVPLLASPHRVYQVIRGVPGFAWWMLNRFLFWSAAIAVRTFMLNYLEDVLLFSPAEAQLLSSRFFLILGFGIFGLALPAGAIADRTGRHPLLLLAGGMAAGGATLLLFARELDLLFVAGGLIAIGAGIFASSSWALATDLVPKTEGALYLGLANGATVIGSMGGRLGGPLIDGINQLTGTATLGYLIVFGIAALFFLGSSVVALQIPQKEL, encoded by the coding sequence TTGAAACCTTCCCCTGACCTCTCCTCCCCGGCACTCACTCCAAAGACTCGTAATATCCCTTTTTTAATTGTAGTCGGCCTCTTTGGTTTGGGTTTAGGCTTTCTCATCAACATCTTGGATCCCTTTATCTATGCCGAAAAGGTGCGGCTGCTGGCTCCCCCCTGGCTCAAAAATACGGCCCTCAGTTTCATCACCATTATGTCTCTGGTAGTGGCCCTGGTAACGCAGCCGCTGGTGGGCCGGTGGAGCGATCGCACGCGCAGTCGCTGGGGCCGGCGAGCGCCCTATTTGGCCAGCGGCGTGCTGGGTATGACGTTGAGCTTGGTTTTGGTGGCGGCAACGGATAACTTTTGGCTGTTGATCATAGCCGCCATGACGATGGCGGCCTTTTCCAACACCATGCAGGGACCCTGGCAGGCCCTCATTCCCGACCATGTGCCCGAAGCGCAGCGAGGTAAAGCCGCCGGGATCAAGACCTTGCTAGAGTTGATGGGCGTAGTTTCCGGGGTGGCCGTGGTAGGGGTCAGCCTATCCAGAGGGCATTTGTGGACGGCCCCCCTTATGGCCATGGGCCTCTTCTGGGGTATTTTGCTGGTAACGCTTTATACCCTATCCAAATGGACGCATGGACAAATAAACACATCAACAGCTCAACATAGGGCTAAAGAGCCAAATAATGTTCCTTTATTGGCCAGCCCTCATCGGGTTTATCAAGTGATTCGAGGCGTACCCGGCTTTGCCTGGTGGATGCTTAACCGTTTCCTCTTTTGGTCGGCAGCCATTGCCGTCCGCACGTTCATGCTGAATTATTTGGAAGACGTGCTGTTGTTCTCGCCGGCCGAAGCGCAGTTATTGAGCAGCCGGTTTTTTTTGATTCTGGGTTTTGGGATTTTTGGGCTGGCCTTACCTGCCGGGGCCATCGCCGACCGGACCGGCCGTCACCCTTTGCTGTTATTGGCCGGAGGGATGGCTGCCGGGGGCGCAACGCTTTTGTTATTTGCCCGTGAACTTGATTTGCTGTTTGTGGCCGGGGGACTGATTGCCATAGGAGCGGGTATTTTTGCCAGTAGCAGTTGGGCTTTAGCCACCGATCTGGTTCCCAAAACCGAAGGCGCGCTCTACCTGGGCCTGGCCAACGGGGCCACGGTGATAGGTAGCATGGGTGGACGGCTGGGTGGTCCGTTGATTGATGGGATCAACCAACTCACGGGCACGGCAACCTTGGGCTACCTGATTGTTTTTGGGATCGCTGCTCTGTTTTTTCTGGGTAGCAGCGTGGTGGCGTTGCAGATACCCCAAAAAGAATTGTGA